The following coding sequences lie in one Sinorhizobium fredii USDA 257 genomic window:
- a CDS encoding LysM peptidoglycan-binding domain-containing protein — protein sequence MTRIGTDFPLSLILRTSALNREAETKFRSLLRNGASVKASPVPQAPQRTNAPAEIEAAITKAQASQRHAEMLHKPFGRKQPGSDPTAWNLYAAQKAIANQDMAKAEQAIAAGLRRLYRGDARNAGVTEAAVHEIAYRYRDDPQIQRIVAKAFETAKTETPTQRATNEKLHEVNRAGDKLDALLADKADKKPVSDRDLQAASDDLDARRKELLAAATKELEDTYKGLPTTVLLKDLDPLGYAQRLVYDRYLSDPELKNATDAARIIREVGEAPEENRMQKLGELTPKSLDPTVRRVVMSDPRVQKVIDNYVANAKTQVDQTYQKEGTLPAAAKLREVVDPKKNPAVTPEISARIINEALPGTITDIVKDISPGGSTRWSNDVRMGTVQVDINRVAVDFSAAVDFAAAGSDPINSRWDSDSIRNAVQGIGHLVATIPNAPLQMMGFQEAVANGHVTLALETITQIKNLDRGDLPPGKDFDIFEHNRGAILDRMLLAVEQGLGQFQKNTKTELEGVQKNLSPFLVPTDRYGTAMTEEQLRAGIEALGKNNPKIVETIGQDRKKLDDLGYRLIRSSEAVQFYRNELGGLDGYKEVDGARVNLMNQQETASALFLSDSATRRVATQAARKMLGDSWEAAGAPLPQKYGLGAQFLGDFTEFLAETYVVKGVAGGVNVPGVQASRVAHLPALAGPAIFAVGGGLQAALTAYLYDNVKFDQDQQWRKPILLGLVGGFAAFHLAEAGMAMARLRPHMFDQLPRLRDALAENAPWIYVEPGSKRDMMTRAVVEATTPLVGTLAGMMAVAFVWDASGVWYNAGKDNVKAWTHGANLASDTILLRLQTRELAKKILESPMLRNEVYKKVLGKLATSKGLDLIERALFRIPILASNPIGWLVNIGYLTTTIVNWAVDQNRSQNKLEGLEKTFLMGAGITEPQAEVLKRHGWWTGSSQANGFAFAYHLMGGDPEKFIDYVNGIPPDKFEDTMKAAAGLSPENGGEVPYSQPGVALLRLPPDPSRVNVQLYSNIKYDAEKKRWEDPATGMVLRDGDERWRYDHDLGVPPVTVEHGSGRRAVYEYDPRTHVTEPRVTSMPIRPLSIEGLKNWLNAHGVPGPHHMDVVPLKPAKPLEPAPPPVDRLNVYEVKRGDSIYRIAGNDHLIVDEIYRLNPWLDDRLEQWSQLGGGTRGRNPNELVVGDKLTLPEGYKVEHTG from the coding sequence TTGACACGGATAGGAACAGACTTCCCCCTCTCTTTGATCCTGCGCACGTCGGCGCTCAATCGCGAAGCAGAAACGAAGTTTCGTTCGTTGCTGCGCAATGGCGCTTCGGTGAAAGCGTCGCCCGTGCCACAGGCGCCACAGCGCACCAACGCCCCAGCAGAGATCGAAGCGGCGATCACGAAAGCACAGGCGTCGCAGCGCCATGCGGAAATGTTGCACAAACCGTTTGGAAGGAAGCAGCCGGGAAGCGACCCGACGGCCTGGAACCTCTACGCTGCGCAGAAGGCTATCGCCAATCAGGACATGGCAAAGGCCGAACAGGCGATCGCGGCCGGTTTGCGGCGGCTTTACCGCGGCGACGCCAGAAATGCAGGCGTCACCGAAGCTGCCGTCCACGAGATCGCCTATCGATACCGTGACGATCCGCAGATTCAGCGGATCGTCGCCAAGGCGTTCGAGACGGCCAAAACGGAAACGCCCACCCAGCGCGCGACAAATGAGAAGCTTCATGAGGTCAATCGGGCCGGTGACAAGCTCGATGCACTGCTTGCCGACAAGGCTGACAAGAAGCCGGTTTCCGACAGGGATCTGCAGGCCGCCTCCGATGATCTCGACGCGCGGCGCAAAGAGCTGCTGGCGGCAGCGACAAAAGAGCTCGAGGACACCTATAAGGGGCTGCCAACCACAGTTCTGCTCAAGGACCTCGACCCGCTGGGCTATGCGCAGCGCCTGGTCTACGACCGCTACCTCAGTGATCCGGAACTGAAGAACGCGACCGATGCGGCTCGCATCATCCGCGAAGTCGGCGAGGCTCCGGAAGAGAACCGAATGCAGAAACTCGGCGAGCTGACGCCCAAGTCGCTCGATCCGACTGTTCGCCGCGTCGTGATGAGCGATCCGCGAGTACAGAAGGTGATCGACAATTATGTCGCCAACGCCAAGACGCAGGTCGACCAGACCTACCAGAAGGAAGGGACCCTGCCGGCGGCGGCCAAGCTGCGCGAGGTGGTCGATCCGAAAAAGAATCCGGCGGTGACGCCGGAGATTTCGGCGCGCATCATCAACGAGGCGTTGCCTGGAACGATCACCGATATCGTCAAGGATATCAGCCCGGGGGGAAGCACCCGGTGGTCAAATGATGTGAGAATGGGCACGGTTCAGGTCGATATCAACCGTGTGGCTGTCGATTTTTCGGCAGCGGTTGATTTCGCAGCTGCAGGCTCAGACCCGATCAATAGCCGATGGGATTCCGATTCGATCCGGAATGCCGTCCAGGGAATCGGCCACCTCGTCGCCACCATTCCGAACGCACCGCTTCAGATGATGGGCTTCCAGGAGGCGGTGGCTAATGGCCATGTGACGCTGGCGCTGGAAACCATAACGCAGATCAAGAACCTCGACCGCGGCGACCTACCCCCTGGCAAAGACTTCGATATTTTCGAACATAACAGGGGCGCGATCCTCGACCGTATGCTGCTTGCAGTAGAGCAGGGCCTCGGGCAGTTCCAGAAGAATACCAAGACCGAACTCGAGGGTGTTCAAAAGAACCTCTCGCCTTTCCTGGTGCCGACAGATCGCTACGGCACCGCGATGACCGAGGAACAGTTGCGGGCCGGCATCGAGGCGCTGGGCAAGAACAATCCAAAGATCGTCGAGACGATCGGCCAAGACCGTAAGAAGCTGGACGATCTCGGCTATCGACTGATCCGTTCTAGTGAGGCCGTCCAGTTCTACCGCAACGAACTCGGCGGGTTAGATGGCTACAAGGAAGTCGACGGCGCGCGCGTGAACCTGATGAACCAACAAGAAACGGCGAGCGCCCTCTTCCTCAGTGACTCGGCCACCCGGCGGGTCGCGACTCAGGCCGCCCGCAAGATGCTCGGCGACTCCTGGGAAGCGGCCGGTGCTCCGCTGCCGCAAAAATACGGCCTCGGGGCACAGTTTTTAGGGGATTTCACCGAGTTCCTGGCGGAAACCTACGTCGTAAAGGGCGTCGCGGGGGGTGTGAACGTCCCCGGCGTTCAGGCATCGCGCGTCGCGCATTTGCCCGCGCTGGCCGGTCCCGCCATATTTGCCGTCGGTGGTGGCCTGCAGGCTGCGCTGACCGCCTATCTTTACGACAACGTCAAGTTCGACCAGGACCAGCAGTGGCGCAAGCCGATCTTGCTCGGACTGGTCGGCGGCTTCGCCGCCTTCCACCTGGCCGAAGCGGGCATGGCGATGGCGCGCTTGCGCCCGCATATGTTCGATCAGTTGCCCCGGCTGCGCGACGCTTTGGCCGAAAATGCGCCTTGGATCTACGTGGAGCCCGGCAGCAAGCGCGACATGATGACTCGTGCAGTAGTTGAGGCGACCACGCCGCTGGTCGGCACTTTGGCTGGGATGATGGCCGTCGCTTTCGTCTGGGACGCGTCGGGCGTCTGGTACAACGCAGGCAAAGACAACGTCAAAGCATGGACACATGGCGCTAATCTCGCAAGCGATACAATCCTGCTGCGTTTGCAGACACGCGAACTGGCGAAGAAAATCCTCGAATCGCCAATGCTGCGCAACGAAGTCTACAAGAAAGTCCTCGGCAAGCTGGCCACGAGCAAGGGGCTAGACCTCATCGAACGGGCGTTGTTCAGGATCCCGATCCTCGCTTCCAACCCGATCGGCTGGCTTGTCAATATCGGCTATTTGACGACAACGATCGTCAATTGGGCGGTCGACCAGAACCGCTCGCAGAACAAGCTGGAAGGCCTCGAGAAGACCTTCCTGATGGGCGCGGGTATCACGGAACCGCAGGCCGAGGTGCTGAAGAGGCACGGCTGGTGGACAGGCAGTTCCCAAGCGAACGGCTTCGCGTTCGCCTATCATTTGATGGGCGGTGATCCGGAGAAATTCATCGACTACGTCAACGGCATCCCGCCGGACAAGTTTGAAGATACCATGAAGGCGGCCGCTGGTCTCTCTCCGGAGAATGGCGGAGAGGTGCCGTATTCGCAGCCCGGCGTGGCGTTGCTCCGATTGCCGCCCGATCCGTCCCGGGTCAACGTCCAGCTCTATTCCAACATCAAATATGACGCGGAGAAGAAACGCTGGGAAGACCCTGCCACCGGAATGGTTCTTCGAGATGGCGACGAGCGCTGGCGCTACGATCACGATCTCGGCGTGCCACCGGTCACTGTCGAACATGGTTCGGGCAGGCGAGCCGTCTACGAGTACGATCCGAGGACCCACGTCACCGAACCGAGAGTGACCTCGATGCCGATCAGGCCGCTCAGCATTGAAGGCCTAAAAAATTGGCTGAACGCGCACGGTGTGCCGGGTCCACATCACATGGACGTCGTGCCGCTGAAACCGGCGAAACCGCTTGAACCGGCGCCCCCTCCAGTCGATAGGCTGAACGTTTATGAGGTCAAGCGGGGCGACAGCATCTACAGGATCGCTGGGAACGATCATCTCATCGTCGACGAGATCTACCGCCTTAACCCCTGGCTGGATGACAGGCTCGAGCAATGGTCGCAGCTCGGAGGCGGGACGCGCGGTCGGAATCCAAATGAGCTCGTAGTGGGAGACAAGCTAACGCTGCCGGAGGGCTACAAAGTCGAACACACAGGATAG
- a CDS encoding LysR substrate-binding domain-containing protein: MFKLEQLRCFVAVAEDGGFSRAAARLHLTQSAVSAQIRRLEDQAGCQLLTRSTRSVALTPEGERLLGYARAILRLNEDAHAGVAASRFVGKVRIGASEDLASTWLPRTLRRFKALHPEVLLEVDVGIPTNLFTALDDERLDVVIGSRCRGEGRGWRLWREPLVWAFAEHDRIVSPEPIPLAFFPEPCPYREAAIESLAESQRPWRIAYTSPSIAGVRAAALAGLAVTPLPRSSLCGGLVELGPEVGLPVLPDAEFLIAVNEAKVFRRSADIGGHDPGHCPLFSRRYRLVLERVRITSFTRS, encoded by the coding sequence ATGTTCAAGTTAGAACAACTGCGCTGCTTCGTGGCAGTGGCCGAGGACGGCGGATTCAGCCGCGCCGCGGCGCGGCTTCACCTTACTCAGTCAGCCGTGAGTGCACAAATAAGGCGTCTGGAGGATCAGGCCGGATGTCAGTTGCTGACCCGGAGCACACGCTCAGTCGCCCTCACCCCCGAAGGCGAAAGGCTGTTGGGCTACGCGCGCGCCATTCTGCGTCTTAACGAAGATGCTCATGCCGGTGTCGCTGCTTCGCGGTTCGTCGGCAAGGTCAGGATTGGGGCGTCGGAGGATCTTGCGAGCACCTGGCTCCCACGCACCCTACGGCGGTTCAAGGCATTGCATCCTGAAGTACTCCTCGAAGTTGATGTCGGAATACCGACGAACCTGTTCACAGCACTCGACGATGAGCGCCTTGATGTGGTGATTGGCAGCCGCTGTCGTGGCGAGGGCCGCGGATGGCGGCTCTGGCGGGAGCCGCTCGTCTGGGCATTCGCCGAACACGATAGAATTGTGTCCCCGGAGCCAATTCCGCTCGCATTTTTCCCAGAGCCATGCCCATACCGCGAAGCTGCGATCGAGTCGCTGGCGGAGAGTCAGCGGCCATGGCGGATCGCTTACACTAGCCCGAGCATCGCTGGTGTTCGAGCTGCCGCGCTTGCAGGCTTGGCCGTGACACCCCTGCCACGCAGCTCGCTCTGTGGCGGATTGGTCGAACTAGGACCAGAAGTCGGCCTACCTGTTCTTCCCGATGCTGAGTTTTTGATTGCCGTGAATGAGGCCAAGGTCTTTCGGCGCAGTGCGGACATTGGCGGACATGATCCGGGGCACTGCCCCCTCTTCTCGAGAAGATACCGCTTAGTGTTAGAAAGGGTTCGGATAACTTCGTTCACCCGTTCCTAG
- a CDS encoding FMN-dependent NADH-azoreductase produces MTSLLYVECSPRKQRSASIEVSQSFLDAYQEKHPGSTVQQMNLWNTDLPEFDEEAMAAKYTGLSGGVRTSSQEAAWDRIKQLAQPFSAADKILFAVPLWNFSIPYKLKHLIDLISQKDVLFNFDENGFTGRLTGKKAAVIYARGLDYFSSSTATPQAGYDFQRPYMEMWLNFIGISDISTIIVEKTLYGAEIDTQARENAKREAAMLAREF; encoded by the coding sequence ATGACAAGCTTGCTTTACGTGGAATGCTCGCCCCGCAAACAGCGCTCGGCGTCAATCGAAGTCTCGCAGTCATTTCTTGACGCCTATCAGGAAAAGCATCCGGGGAGCACGGTCCAACAGATGAACCTGTGGAATACGGACCTGCCTGAGTTCGACGAAGAGGCCATGGCCGCAAAATATACTGGACTGAGCGGTGGAGTACGAACGTCTTCTCAAGAGGCCGCCTGGGATAGAATAAAGCAACTCGCGCAACCTTTTTCAGCTGCCGACAAGATCCTGTTTGCCGTGCCGCTATGGAACTTCAGCATTCCCTACAAGTTGAAACACCTTATTGATTTGATCTCGCAAAAGGACGTCCTTTTCAACTTCGATGAGAATGGCTTTACAGGCCGCCTCACCGGAAAGAAAGCAGCAGTTATTTATGCGCGCGGGCTCGATTATTTTTCGAGCTCGACGGCGACTCCCCAAGCAGGCTATGACTTTCAACGGCCCTACATGGAGATGTGGCTGAATTTCATCGGCATCAGCGATATCAGCACGATCATCGTTGAGAAGACCCTTTATGGAGCGGAAATCGATACGCAGGCGAGAGAGAATGCCAAGAGAGAGGCAGCAATGCTTGCAAGGGAATTCTAG